In the Hyphomonadaceae bacterium BL14 genome, one interval contains:
- a CDS encoding efflux RND transporter periplasmic adaptor subunit — translation MNKFVGRTLLFIGPIGLLLVVAVIAFGALIANAPQAERAEQDVRAAAVFVTEAEAQPVRLTVRTQGSVTALTEIDLTAQVAGRVAFVNPNFVQGGFFEAGEVLVQLEDADYRLAVTRAEAQVSQRRQALIREQAESELARQEWEAVGRGEATPLALREPQLADARAQLAAAEASLAEARLNLSRTRISAPFAGRVRDKMVDQGQFVGPGARLGRVFATDIAEVRLPLSDREIALLNMPTAFRASEDTPGPRVTLTAVSAGVVREWQGEVVRTDAAIDPQTRTLSVFVQVRDPYGVAAEAAGAPLAMGLFVEARIEGREIPSAFVLPRSSLRGTDQIFVAERDGTLSIRQVTVIDSSAERVVVASGIQPGDRVITSTVRAPASGMALTAMGPDGQPLDQDTPAAAQPEAPSTDGPGVAAIDG, via the coding sequence ATGAATAAATTTGTTGGACGCACACTGCTCTTCATCGGGCCGATAGGGCTGCTGCTCGTCGTCGCCGTCATAGCGTTCGGCGCGCTCATCGCCAACGCGCCCCAGGCTGAACGCGCTGAACAGGATGTCCGCGCCGCTGCGGTCTTCGTCACCGAGGCCGAGGCGCAACCGGTGCGCCTCACCGTGCGCACACAAGGCTCGGTCACCGCGCTCACGGAAATTGATCTCACTGCCCAGGTGGCAGGCCGGGTCGCCTTCGTGAACCCGAACTTTGTTCAGGGCGGCTTCTTCGAGGCCGGTGAAGTGCTGGTGCAGCTGGAAGACGCCGATTACCGTCTTGCCGTCACCCGCGCGGAAGCCCAGGTCAGCCAGCGCCGCCAGGCCCTGATCCGCGAACAGGCCGAATCCGAGCTGGCCCGTCAGGAATGGGAAGCCGTCGGCCGGGGCGAAGCCACGCCGCTGGCCCTGCGCGAGCCGCAACTGGCCGACGCCCGGGCCCAGCTCGCCGCAGCTGAAGCCAGCCTGGCCGAAGCGCGCCTGAACCTGTCACGCACCCGCATTTCCGCACCGTTTGCCGGCCGCGTGCGCGACAAGATGGTCGACCAGGGCCAGTTCGTCGGACCGGGCGCGCGCCTGGGCCGCGTGTTCGCCACCGATATCGCCGAGGTCCGCCTGCCGCTGAGCGATCGCGAAATCGCCCTGCTCAACATGCCTACGGCCTTCCGCGCGAGCGAGGACACGCCCGGCCCGCGCGTGACTCTGACCGCGGTGAGTGCCGGTGTGGTGCGGGAGTGGCAGGGCGAGGTCGTGCGCACCGATGCTGCCATCGATCCCCAGACCCGCACGCTGAGCGTTTTCGTCCAGGTGCGTGACCCCTATGGTGTCGCTGCAGAAGCCGCCGGTGCCCCGCTGGCCATGGGCCTGTTCGTGGAAGCGCGCATCGAAGGCCGGGAGATTCCCAGCGCCTTCGTGCTGCCGCGCAGCTCCCTGCGCGGAACGGATCAGATTTTCGTGGCCGAGCGGGACGGGACCCTGTCCATCCGCCAGGTGACGGTCATTGATTCCAGCGCCGAACGCGTCGTGGTGGCCAGCGGCATTCAGCCGGGTGACCGGGTGATCACCTCCACGGTGCGCGCACCGGCGTCGGGCATGGCCTTGACGGCCATGGGCCCGGATGGCCAACCGCTGGATCAAGACACGCCCGCTGCTGCGCAGCCGGAGGCACCGTCCACGGACGGGCCCGGCGTCGCCGCGATTGACGGCTAA
- the pstA gene encoding phosphate ABC transporter permease PstA → MNSPAPIRTAVEARLARRHRSEQRFRFYGMAAITLAVAFLFLLVGSIIIQSVPAMTTWRVTVDVELDRALIDPRGDMSEASLRRGGYNAAIQTALRGEFPDMQSREQLRDLFGLYSSINAARLLNQVVQDPSLVGQTVRFTFPIDDSADLYLQGTTVRESTAPGPSPLRIVRGEGRAVTLSADGPVFDAFVDDVREVARARARELEQRAGRAEAAMADAIDRDIRAIYESEARRARVQAGLLLERLDDDAAVVLDPQIPSLLIKAGGEVIRVTQISADRTGATGETVISAPSPAERVTEWTLWTLETPQAGRLISDRQIAMADALRERGLAASGFNTELFTYADSREPEIAGVLGALIGSVLTMFVTMLLAVPIGVGAAIYLEEFAPKNRISDFIEVNINNLAAVPSIVFGLLGLAVFINTFGMPRSAPLVGGVVLALMTLPTVIISSRAALKAVPPSIREAALGVGASKTQAVFHHVLPLAAPGILTGSIIGLAQALGETAPLLMIGMVAFIADAPTLGLSGFTEPSTVMPVQIFLWSSAAERAFEARTAAAILVLLVLMVSLNAVAIYLRRRFERRW, encoded by the coding sequence ATGAATAGCCCCGCCCCGATCCGCACCGCTGTCGAAGCCCGCCTGGCCCGCCGTCACCGGTCCGAGCAGCGCTTCCGCTTTTACGGCATGGCAGCGATCACGCTGGCTGTGGCCTTCCTGTTCTTGCTGGTCGGTTCGATCATCATCCAGTCGGTTCCGGCCATGACCACCTGGCGCGTGACGGTGGACGTGGAGCTGGACCGCGCGCTGATCGATCCGCGCGGCGATATGAGCGAGGCCTCGCTGCGCCGCGGCGGGTATAATGCCGCGATCCAGACCGCCCTGCGCGGCGAGTTCCCGGACATGCAATCGCGCGAGCAACTGCGTGATCTGTTCGGGCTGTACAGCTCGATCAACGCGGCGCGGCTGCTCAATCAGGTGGTTCAGGACCCGTCTCTGGTCGGCCAGACGGTGCGGTTCACCTTCCCGATCGATGACAGTGCGGACCTCTATCTCCAGGGGACGACCGTCCGTGAATCCACCGCGCCGGGCCCGTCGCCGCTGCGCATCGTGCGGGGAGAGGGCCGCGCCGTGACCCTGTCGGCGGACGGGCCGGTGTTTGACGCTTTCGTGGACGATGTGCGTGAGGTCGCGCGTGCGCGCGCTCGTGAGCTGGAACAGCGCGCGGGCCGTGCCGAAGCCGCCATGGCCGACGCTATCGATCGCGATATCCGCGCCATTTACGAATCCGAGGCGCGGCGCGCCCGCGTCCAGGCCGGGCTGCTTCTAGAACGGCTGGACGATGACGCGGCGGTGGTGCTGGACCCGCAAATCCCCAGCCTGCTCATCAAGGCGGGCGGCGAGGTGATCCGCGTGACCCAGATCAGCGCCGACCGGACCGGAGCCACAGGCGAGACTGTGATCAGCGCCCCGTCGCCGGCTGAACGCGTGACCGAGTGGACGCTGTGGACCCTGGAGACGCCCCAGGCCGGGCGGCTGATCAGCGACCGCCAGATCGCCATGGCTGATGCCTTGCGCGAGCGCGGCCTGGCGGCCAGCGGCTTCAATACCGAGCTGTTCACCTATGCCGACAGCCGCGAGCCGGAGATTGCCGGTGTGCTGGGCGCGCTGATCGGCTCGGTGCTGACGATGTTCGTCACCATGCTGCTGGCGGTCCCCATCGGGGTCGGCGCGGCGATCTATCTGGAAGAGTTTGCGCCGAAGAACCGCATTTCCGATTTCATCGAGGTGAACATCAACAATCTGGCTGCGGTGCCGTCCATCGTCTTCGGCCTTCTGGGCCTGGCGGTGTTCATCAACACGTTCGGCATGCCCCGGTCGGCCCCTCTGGTGGGCGGCGTGGTGCTGGCGCTGATGACGTTGCCCACGGTGATTATCTCCTCGCGCGCGGCGCTGAAAGCCGTGCCGCCGTCCATCCGCGAGGCGGCGCTGGGCGTGGGCGCGTCGAAGACGCAAGCGGTGTTCCACCATGTGCTGCCGCTGGCCGCGCCGGGCATTCTGACCGGCTCGATCATCGGCCTGGCCCAGGCGCTGGGCGAGACCGCGCCGCTTCTGATGATCGGCATGGTGGCCTTTATCGCCGACGCGCCGACGCTGGGCCTGTCCGGCTTTACCGAGCCATCCACCGTCATGCCGGTGCAAATCTTTCTCTGGTCGTCGGCCGCAGAGCGCGCATTTGAAGCGCGCACCGCTGCCGCGATCCTTGTCCTTCTGGTCCTGATGGTCAGTCTCAATGCGGTTGCGATCTATCTGCGCCGCCGGTTCGAACGCAGGTGGTAG
- the pstC gene encoding phosphate ABC transporter permease subunit PstC — protein sequence MQISVLLALTLLVLTAFGFLIGRRRALAARSGARDRLHSLPNYYGYYIALWTGGPALLVLAAYGVFGAGLVNTLAMTQLEREAAPLIAEFDRQLDSDAAYLDLLAEAADAESDALEARDAIARARDSGLDPQDFQSALARQTTRLTEVGAQLDQRRSEIVRAVASRAPSSEAGIRARAGFEYWISPRERRQLFLADARAIAFGAGLASRNTPELRAAALAMRPVEDMFRLAAAGLVMALAVGGLAWARSRVTASFRARNRVESVISALLMIASLIAILTTLGIVFSLLFESLRFFAAIDWRLHDFLFGLQWSPQIAIRADQIGQSGAFGAVPLFAGTALITAIAMLVAVPVGLFSAIYMSEYATPRVRAVAKPVLEVLAGVPTVVYGFFALLTVGPFLRDFALFLGYEDAVTQSALSAGLVMGVMIIPFISSLSDDVINAVPQTLRDGAYAMGATKSEAIRHVVLPAALPGVVGAVLLGVSRAIGETMIVVMAAGQGANLTANPLESVTTITVQIVTLLTGDQEFDSSKTLAAFALGLVLFTMTLLLNIIALRVVQRFRERYE from the coding sequence ATGCAGATTTCGGTCCTCCTGGCGCTGACGCTCCTGGTGCTCACGGCATTCGGCTTTCTGATCGGCCGGCGCCGGGCGCTCGCCGCGCGTTCCGGTGCCCGCGACCGGCTGCACTCGCTTCCCAATTACTACGGGTATTACATCGCCTTGTGGACGGGCGGTCCGGCGCTGCTGGTGCTGGCGGCCTATGGCGTGTTTGGTGCCGGGCTGGTGAATACGCTGGCCATGACCCAGCTGGAGCGCGAAGCAGCACCGTTGATCGCCGAGTTTGACCGGCAACTGGACAGCGACGCGGCCTACCTGGATCTGCTGGCCGAGGCTGCCGATGCCGAGTCCGATGCGCTGGAGGCGCGCGACGCGATCGCCCGGGCACGCGATAGCGGCCTGGACCCGCAAGACTTTCAAAGCGCGCTGGCGCGCCAGACCACCCGCCTCACGGAGGTCGGTGCGCAGCTGGATCAACGCCGCAGCGAGATCGTGCGTGCGGTCGCCTCGCGCGCGCCGTCCAGCGAGGCGGGCATCCGTGCGCGCGCCGGGTTCGAATACTGGATCAGTCCGCGCGAACGCCGCCAGCTCTTCCTGGCCGATGCACGGGCCATCGCGTTCGGAGCAGGGCTGGCCAGCCGCAATACGCCTGAACTGCGCGCCGCGGCGCTGGCGATGCGCCCGGTGGAAGACATGTTCCGCCTTGCCGCCGCCGGGCTTGTCATGGCGCTGGCGGTCGGCGGGCTCGCCTGGGCCCGCTCGCGGGTGACAGCGTCCTTCCGGGCGCGCAACCGCGTGGAGTCGGTGATCAGTGCGCTGCTGATGATCGCCTCGCTGATCGCGATCCTGACCACCTTGGGCATCGTATTCTCGCTTCTATTTGAATCACTTCGCTTTTTCGCGGCCATTGACTGGCGCCTGCATGATTTTCTGTTCGGCCTGCAATGGAGCCCGCAAATCGCCATCCGCGCCGACCAGATCGGCCAGTCGGGGGCGTTCGGGGCCGTGCCGCTGTTCGCCGGGACCGCGCTGATCACGGCCATCGCGATGCTGGTGGCCGTACCGGTGGGGCTGTTTTCAGCGATTTACATGTCCGAATACGCCACGCCGCGTGTGCGCGCCGTGGCCAAGCCGGTCCTTGAGGTGCTCGCGGGCGTGCCCACCGTGGTCTACGGCTTTTTCGCGCTTCTGACGGTCGGTCCGTTCCTGCGCGATTTTGCGCTGTTCCTCGGCTATGAAGACGCTGTCACCCAGAGCGCCCTGTCGGCCGGTCTGGTCATGGGGGTGATGATCATCCCGTTCATTTCGTCGCTGTCAGATGATGTGATCAACGCCGTGCCGCAAACCTTGCGCGACGGGGCCTACGCCATGGGCGCCACCAAGTCCGAAGCGATCCGCCATGTCGTTCTGCCTGCGGCCTTGCCGGGCGTGGTGGGCGCGGTGCTGCTGGGCGTGTCGCGCGCCATTGGCGAGACGATGATCGTCGTGATGGCCGCAGGCCAGGGTGCCAATCTGACCGCCAACCCGCTGGAATCGGTGACCACCATCACCGTCCAGATCGTCACCCTGCTGACCGGCGACCAGGAGTTTGACAGCTCCAAGACGCTGGCTGCGTTCGCGCTGGGCCTGGTGCTGTTCACAATGACCCTGTTGCTCAACATCATCGCGCTGCGCGTGGTGCAACGCTTCCGTGAACGCTATGAATAG
- the phoU gene encoding phosphate signaling complex protein PhoU — translation MTNQVKAPHIVKAFSEELEQLSADVAAMGGLAESLVSDALEAAATRDGDLAADVVARDVQVDAMQRDIEKKIIRLLALRHPIAQDLRVCIAALKIVSDLERVGDLAKSIARRVPTLNDSEPTAFGASVDRMGKLVLSHMHEVLDAYATGETARAVAVWERDDDVDEHYNALFRELVRAMSNEPSMIGPGAHLLFIAKNLERIGDHATNIAEVIHYLVTGRELASERPRGPRPEMSH, via the coding sequence ATGACCAACCAGGTCAAGGCGCCGCATATCGTCAAAGCCTTCTCCGAGGAGCTTGAACAGCTCTCGGCCGATGTCGCCGCCATGGGCGGGCTTGCCGAGAGTCTGGTGTCGGACGCGCTCGAAGCGGCCGCCACCCGCGACGGCGATCTGGCAGCCGATGTCGTCGCGCGTGATGTTCAGGTCGACGCCATGCAGCGCGACATCGAGAAGAAGATCATCCGGCTTCTGGCCCTGCGCCACCCCATCGCCCAGGATTTGCGGGTGTGCATTGCGGCGCTGAAGATCGTGTCCGATCTGGAGCGCGTCGGTGATCTGGCCAAGTCGATCGCCCGGCGCGTGCCCACGCTCAATGACAGCGAGCCTACCGCGTTTGGCGCGTCTGTAGACCGGATGGGCAAGCTGGTGCTGAGCCATATGCATGAAGTGCTCGACGCCTACGCCACCGGCGAAACCGCGCGCGCTGTGGCCGTGTGGGAGCGCGATGATGATGTGGACGAGCATTACAATGCACTGTTCCGCGAGCTGGTGCGCGCCATGAGCAACGAGCCGTCCATGATCGGGCCGGGCGCACATCTTCTGTTCATCGCCAAGAACCTTGAGCGCATCGGCGACCACGCCACGAATATTGCCGAGGTGATCCACTATCTGGTGACGGGCCGCGAACTGGCGTCAGAGCGCCCGCGCGGACCACGTCCTGAAATGTCTCACTGA
- a CDS encoding ATP-binding protein, giving the protein MAEERTNRTPRKTMDRPRRRDIALTASLAVLVMAVLTVAGELQPGVFLAGSLALAGLAAVYYLTALTAAEPNPSPASAADLRPVEADACEAMLERLPIPVLLIGPGGRIERANPSARAFLGLGAERGLLSTALRQPRVLEAVSAALRGERGAAVEYATLAPLESHVRAFVEPIRLNTPGPMPFRAMLVLADDTSSKRAERMRADFLANASHELRTPLASLSGFLETLQGPARDDPEARERFLAIMMEQTERMRRLIDDLLSLSRVEMNEHVVPTGVVELNALVRDVAEVLGLVAEKRAITLEVTLAEAATPVRGDHDQIYEVVENLVENAIKYSPDGAVVRVWVEASRTRDGAEHLPERMDPQSGRLTLSAPPLDPDARFAVVRVRDAGPGIERRYLPRLSERFFRVDGQKSGPTAGTGLGLAIVKHIVSRHRGGFTVESAPGAGSIFSVFLALAPARANAEIAATSQPPAPESGLVDNTADTVTKV; this is encoded by the coding sequence ATGGCTGAAGAGCGCACGAATCGCACCCCCCGCAAAACCATGGACCGCCCGCGCCGGCGCGATATCGCACTGACCGCGTCGCTGGCAGTGCTGGTGATGGCGGTACTGACCGTCGCGGGTGAACTCCAGCCGGGCGTGTTTCTGGCCGGGTCGCTCGCATTGGCAGGCCTGGCGGCTGTGTATTATCTGACAGCGCTGACCGCTGCCGAGCCCAACCCCAGCCCGGCCTCCGCTGCCGACCTCCGCCCGGTGGAGGCGGATGCCTGTGAGGCGATGCTGGAGCGCCTGCCAATTCCTGTGCTGCTGATCGGACCGGGTGGGCGGATCGAACGCGCCAATCCGTCCGCCCGGGCGTTTCTGGGCCTAGGCGCCGAGCGCGGCCTTCTGTCCACCGCCCTGCGCCAGCCGCGCGTGCTCGAAGCCGTCAGCGCGGCTTTGCGCGGGGAGCGCGGTGCCGCGGTGGAGTATGCGACCCTGGCACCGCTGGAGAGCCATGTGCGCGCGTTCGTCGAGCCGATCCGCCTCAATACACCTGGTCCCATGCCGTTTCGCGCCATGCTGGTGCTGGCCGATGATACATCGTCGAAACGCGCCGAACGCATGCGGGCCGACTTCCTCGCCAATGCCAGCCATGAGCTGCGCACGCCGCTGGCCTCGCTGTCAGGCTTTCTCGAAACCCTTCAGGGTCCGGCGCGCGATGATCCCGAGGCGCGCGAGCGCTTCCTGGCGATCATGATGGAGCAGACCGAGCGCATGCGCCGCCTGATCGATGATCTTTTGTCGCTGAGCCGGGTGGAGATGAACGAGCACGTCGTGCCGACCGGCGTGGTGGAGTTGAATGCTCTGGTGCGCGATGTGGCCGAAGTGCTGGGACTGGTCGCGGAAAAGCGCGCCATCACGCTGGAGGTGACTCTGGCGGAGGCCGCGACGCCTGTGCGCGGGGATCATGACCAGATTTACGAAGTCGTCGAGAACCTCGTGGAGAATGCCATCAAATACTCGCCTGACGGCGCTGTGGTGAGGGTGTGGGTGGAGGCATCGCGCACCCGTGATGGTGCCGAGCACCTGCCTGAACGCATGGATCCGCAATCCGGGCGCCTGACGCTCAGTGCGCCGCCACTGGACCCCGATGCGCGTTTTGCGGTCGTGCGGGTCCGCGACGCCGGACCCGGCATCGAGCGGCGATACCTGCCACGTCTGTCCGAGCGCTTCTTCCGCGTGGACGGCCAGAAGAGCGGACCCACGGCCGGGACCGGCCTGGGCCTGGCGATCGTCAAGCATATCGTCAGCCGGCACCGCGGCGGTTTCACTGTGGAAAGTGCGCCGGGCGCAGGGTCGATCTTCTCTGTGTTTCTGGCGCTGGCACCGGCCAGGGCCAATGCCGAGATCGCGGCCACCAGCCAGCCGCCAGCGCCGGAGTCCGGGCTGGTGGACAACACCGCTGACACTGTCACAAAAGTGTAG
- a CDS encoding efflux transporter outer membrane subunit, protein MIIRSTPLLAAVMVSACAGTPMGGASLPGGAPSSFAALPQDAAAAPQDWIVSLEDPVLTALVGEAMDSNPSLRAARAGLDAARAASRAASGTRLPSADARLGVTEADSPLQSGTSYSAALEASWTADVWGRLGDQARASALSAEAASADWRGARLSVAANVAQAWYGLIDARQQYLLAQRDVETRTRQLESVERRFQRGVVRSSDLRTARSALASSEAALASRERARDAAARALETLLGRYPANALAMDGTLPDLGPVTDPGSPQSLLQRRPDVVAAEARMQAAGFSAEAARKALYPGLTLRAELRDAGANPGDILDARNLASTVSASILAPLFRGGQLRAERDRQVALAEQASARLVETVLTALREVENALDADARLARRVDALASASAEAQAALELVEQQYTSGIATIFELIDAQTRVIQAQSQLITARRERVDNRIALHLAIAGGFEAGTRGAG, encoded by the coding sequence TTGATCATTCGCTCCACCCCCCTTCTCGCCGCCGTGATGGTCTCCGCCTGTGCCGGGACGCCCATGGGGGGCGCCAGCCTGCCCGGCGGTGCCCCCTCCAGCTTTGCGGCCTTGCCGCAAGACGCCGCCGCCGCGCCCCAGGACTGGATTGTCTCGCTTGAAGACCCGGTGCTGACCGCTCTTGTGGGCGAAGCCATGGACTCCAATCCTTCCCTGCGCGCCGCGCGTGCCGGTCTGGATGCCGCGCGCGCCGCATCACGCGCCGCCAGCGGCACCCGCCTGCCCTCGGCCGATGCCCGTCTGGGCGTCACGGAAGCCGACAGCCCGCTTCAGTCAGGAACCAGCTATTCAGCCGCACTTGAAGCGAGCTGGACCGCCGATGTCTGGGGCCGTCTCGGCGACCAGGCCCGTGCCAGCGCCCTGTCCGCCGAAGCCGCCAGCGCCGACTGGCGCGGCGCACGCCTGTCCGTTGCGGCCAATGTCGCCCAGGCCTGGTACGGCCTGATTGATGCGCGCCAGCAATACCTGCTGGCCCAAAGAGATGTGGAGACACGCACCCGTCAGCTGGAAAGCGTGGAACGCCGTTTCCAGCGCGGCGTTGTACGCTCGTCCGACCTGCGCACCGCCCGCTCGGCACTGGCGTCAAGCGAAGCGGCACTGGCCTCGCGTGAACGCGCCCGTGACGCTGCAGCGCGCGCCCTGGAAACCCTGCTGGGCCGCTATCCCGCCAACGCCCTGGCGATGGACGGCACCTTGCCCGATCTGGGGCCGGTGACCGATCCGGGCTCGCCACAAAGCCTGTTGCAGCGCCGCCCGGATGTCGTCGCCGCCGAGGCGCGCATGCAGGCAGCCGGTTTCTCTGCCGAGGCCGCGCGCAAGGCGCTTTATCCCGGCCTCACCTTGCGCGCCGAACTGCGTGATGCGGGTGCCAATCCCGGCGATATCCTCGACGCCCGGAATCTGGCCAGCACCGTCTCGGCCTCCATCCTCGCGCCCCTGTTCCGCGGCGGCCAGCTGCGCGCCGAACGCGACCGTCAGGTGGCGCTGGCCGAACAGGCCTCGGCCCGTCTGGTGGAAACCGTGCTGACGGCCCTGCGCGAGGTGGAAAACGCGCTCGACGCCGATGCGCGTCTGGCGCGGCGCGTGGACGCACTGGCCTCGGCCAGCGCCGAGGCCCAGGCCGCGCTGGAGCTGGTTGAACAGCAATATACCTCGGGCATCGCCACGATCTTTGAACTGATCGACGCCCAGACCCGCGTCATCCAGGCGCAATCCCAACTGATCACGGCCCGGCGCGAACGCGTCGACAATCGCATTGCCCTTCATCTGGCCATCGCCGGCGGCTTTGAAGCCGGCACCCGCGGCGCGGGTTAG
- the pstB gene encoding phosphate ABC transporter ATP-binding protein PstB: protein MDIKVAARDLSVRYSGALALDRVNIDMPDRSVTACIGPSGCGKSTFLRCINRMNDTIDTARVSGSIRIDGEEINDRSIDPVLLRARVGMVFQKPNPFPKTIFENVAYGPRIHGLAANKDELAAIVETSLTKAGLWKEVADRLHQPGTSLSGGQQQRLVIARAIAVNPEVILMDEPCSALDPIATARIEELIDELRQNYALIIVTHSMAQAARVSQMTAFFHLGALVEYGPTEEIFTNPRDQRTQDYITGRFG, encoded by the coding sequence ATGGACATCAAGGTCGCCGCGCGTGACCTGTCTGTGCGCTATAGCGGTGCCCTGGCCCTGGACCGGGTGAACATCGACATGCCTGACCGCTCCGTGACGGCGTGCATCGGTCCGTCGGGCTGCGGCAAGTCCACCTTCCTGCGCTGCATCAACCGGATGAACGATACGATCGATACCGCCCGGGTGAGCGGCTCGATCCGGATCGATGGCGAGGAGATCAATGACCGCTCGATCGACCCGGTGTTGCTGCGCGCGCGCGTCGGCATGGTGTTCCAGAAGCCCAACCCGTTCCCGAAGACGATTTTCGAGAATGTTGCCTATGGCCCGCGCATCCATGGCCTGGCCGCCAACAAGGACGAGCTGGCAGCCATCGTGGAGACCAGCCTGACCAAGGCGGGCCTGTGGAAGGAAGTCGCTGACCGTCTGCACCAGCCGGGCACCTCGCTGTCAGGCGGCCAGCAGCAGCGCCTGGTGATTGCGCGCGCCATCGCGGTGAACCCGGAAGTGATCCTGATGGACGAGCCGTGCTCGGCGCTGGACCCTATCGCCACGGCGCGCATCGAAGAGCTCATCGACGAACTGCGCCAGAACTATGCCCTGATCATCGTCACCCACTCCATGGCCCAGGCCGCGCGGGTGTCGCAGATGACCGCCTTCTTCCACCTCGGCGCGCTCGTGGAGTACGGGCCGACCGAGGAGATTTTCACCAACCCGCGTGACCAGCGCACGCAGGACTATATCACGGGGCGCTTCGGCTAG